One genomic region from Strix uralensis isolate ZFMK-TIS-50842 chromosome 5, bStrUra1, whole genome shotgun sequence encodes:
- the LOC141943841 gene encoding killer cell lectin-like receptor subfamily F member 1, producing MAGDITYADVAMLPRERPHVPSRTSVPGNMITYAELRMKPKPKGTSRSETSASGRQHGCSAWFYMTLVLGVLVLILLGVIAILAKQLLKGRAGKSESLSLYDLNSTGNHISSEKTVSAGVLKWLMEELCEDGQGTICELCPPGWQLHRGRCYYFSEEAVSWDDSQRNCLARKSQLLVIEDEIEMEFIDNKEKDTKYIWIGLKIQDMKKQWSSVEDPRVKKNRVTINRIETDKNCAVYRRKNMIQADNCQTLKKWICKKNATLLVL from the exons ATGGCAGGTGATATCACATACGCGGACGTGGCAATGCTACCGAGGGAGAGACCACACGTTCCTTCTCGGACATCAGTTCCAG GAAACATGATCACATACGCTGAGCTGCGCATGAAGCCGAAACCCAAAGGGACCAGCAGATCAGAGACTTCCGCTTCTG gcCGCCAACACGGGTGCTCAGCCTGGTTCTACATGACACTGGTCCTGGGAGTCCTTGTGCTCATCCTGCTAGGCGTCATAGCCATACTAGCCAAGCAAC ttTTGAAGGGCAGAGCAGGAAAATCTGAAAGTTTGTCCCTGTATGATCTAAATAGCACTGGCAATCACATTTCTTCAGAGAAGACCGTCTCAGCGGGGGTCCTGAAATGGCTCATGGAGGAACTGTGTGAAGATGGACAAG GAACAATATGTGAGTTGTGTCCTCCTGGGTGGCAGCTACACAGGGGGAGATGTTACTACTTTTCCGAGGAGGCTGTAAGCTGGGATGACAGCCAGAGAAACTGTCTGGCCAGGAAATCCCAGCTTCTTGTCATTGAAGATGAAATTGAGATG GAGTTTATAGACAATAAAGAGAAAGATACTAAATATATCTGGATTGGGTTGAAGATTCAAGACATGAAGAAACAATGGAGTTCAGTGGAAGATCCCAGAGTAAAAAAAAACAG GGTAACTATAAATAGAATTGAGACTGACAAGAATTGTGctgtctacagaagaaaaaacatgatCCAAGCAGATAACTGCCAGACTTTAAAGAAGTGGATCTGTAAGAAGAACGCAACTTTGTTGGTGCTCTGA